One Tomitella gaofuii DNA segment encodes these proteins:
- the rpmI gene encoding 50S ribosomal protein L35, with protein MPKAKTHSGTAKRFKVTGSGKLRRERAGRRHLLEHKSSRRTRRLEGTADVHKNDTARVKRLLGK; from the coding sequence ATGCCTAAGGCCAAGACCCACAGCGGTACCGCCAAGCGCTTCAAGGTCACCGGCAGCGGCAAGCTCCGCCGTGAGCGCGCCGGACGCCGTCACCTGCTCGAGCACAAGTCGTCCCGCCGCACCCGGCGCCTGGAAGGCACCGCCGACGTGCACAAGAACGACACGGCCCGCGTCAAGCGCCTGCTCGGCAAGTGA
- a CDS encoding TrmH family RNA methyltransferase, with translation MSAVKLHRAAERRRRGLFLAEGANAVISALESDLGGDAGEPVCTEIFYTATAAARPVNHDVLARAHAHGVPVRPVSERAAARLSETVTPPGIVAVCRLLDVGLDAALGASTPGLVAVSVGVADPGNAGTIIRIADAMGARAVVLAGDTVDPHNGKCVRSSAGSVFHVPITRRRDTAGVLAELRARGVRILATAADGEVDVDAADELLSGPTAWLFGNEAHGLGAEDVASADHRVRIPIGGRAESLNLATAAAICLHASARAQRRAGTRG, from the coding sequence GTGTCGGCTGTCAAGCTCCACCGCGCGGCGGAACGCCGCCGGCGCGGCCTGTTCCTGGCGGAGGGCGCCAACGCGGTGATCTCCGCGCTGGAATCCGACCTCGGCGGGGATGCGGGGGAGCCCGTCTGCACCGAGATCTTCTACACGGCGACGGCCGCTGCGCGGCCCGTCAACCATGACGTGCTCGCCCGAGCGCACGCTCACGGCGTCCCGGTCCGGCCGGTGTCCGAACGTGCGGCCGCGCGCCTGTCCGAGACGGTCACCCCGCCGGGCATCGTCGCGGTGTGCCGCCTCCTCGACGTCGGCCTCGACGCGGCGCTGGGCGCGTCGACGCCCGGGCTGGTCGCGGTTTCGGTGGGCGTCGCGGACCCCGGCAACGCCGGGACCATCATCCGGATCGCCGACGCGATGGGCGCGCGCGCCGTCGTCCTCGCGGGCGACACCGTCGACCCGCACAACGGCAAGTGCGTGCGCTCGTCGGCGGGCAGCGTCTTCCACGTGCCGATCACGCGCAGACGTGACACCGCGGGAGTGCTGGCGGAGCTGCGCGCGCGGGGAGTGCGGATCCTGGCCACCGCCGCCGACGGCGAGGTGGACGTCGACGCCGCCGACGAGCTGCTGTCCGGGCCCACCGCGTGGCTGTTCGGCAACGAGGCGCACGGACTGGGCGCCGAGGACGTGGCGTCCGCGGACCATCGCGTGCGGATTCCCATCGGCGGACGCGCGGAGAGCCTCAACCTGGCCACTGCGGCGGCGATCTGCCTGCACGCGTCCGCCCGTGCGCAGCGGCGCGCGGGCACCCGTGGCTGA
- the pheS gene encoding phenylalanine--tRNA ligase subunit alpha yields METEQDGQAAVSRSDYAEERLTAAAESAEAAFAGAADLDGLAEARHAHLGDRAVLPSAKRGLGSLPKGDRKEAGRAVNMAMGRVHKAYEARRTVLLAERDAAVLVSEAIDVTAPSTRRPVGARHPITLITEQITDVFVGMGWEVADGPEVETEHFNFDALNFLPDHPARTMQDTFHIAPEGSRQVMRTHTSPVQVRSMLSRDLPLYVVCPGRTFRTDELDATHTPVFSQIEGLAVDKGLTMAHLKGTLDAFARALFGEETRTRMRPNYFPFTEPSAEVDVWFPRKKGGAGWVEWGGCGMVDPNVLIACGIDPEVYSGFAFGMGLERTLQFRNGIPDMRDIVEGDARFTLPFGVEV; encoded by the coding sequence GTGGAGACCGAGCAGGACGGGCAGGCCGCCGTATCGCGGTCCGATTACGCCGAGGAGCGACTGACCGCCGCCGCGGAATCGGCCGAGGCGGCGTTCGCCGGCGCCGCGGACCTGGACGGTCTCGCGGAGGCCCGGCACGCCCACCTGGGCGACCGTGCGGTCCTGCCGTCGGCCAAGCGCGGGCTGGGCTCGCTGCCCAAGGGCGACCGCAAGGAGGCGGGGCGGGCCGTCAACATGGCGATGGGCCGCGTGCACAAGGCCTACGAGGCGCGTCGGACCGTGTTGCTCGCCGAGCGTGACGCCGCCGTCCTGGTTTCCGAGGCGATCGACGTCACCGCCCCGTCGACCCGTCGCCCCGTCGGCGCCCGGCACCCCATCACGCTGATCACCGAACAGATTACCGACGTCTTCGTCGGCATGGGCTGGGAGGTGGCGGACGGGCCGGAGGTGGAGACCGAGCACTTCAACTTCGATGCCCTCAACTTCCTGCCGGATCACCCTGCGCGCACCATGCAGGACACCTTCCACATCGCGCCGGAGGGCTCCCGGCAGGTGATGCGCACGCACACCTCGCCCGTCCAGGTGCGCTCGATGCTGAGCCGCGACCTACCGTTGTATGTGGTGTGCCCGGGGCGGACGTTCCGCACCGACGAGCTCGACGCCACCCACACGCCGGTCTTCTCGCAGATCGAGGGGCTGGCCGTGGACAAGGGGCTGACCATGGCCCACCTCAAGGGCACGCTCGACGCGTTCGCCCGCGCGCTCTTCGGCGAGGAGACGCGGACCCGTATGCGCCCCAACTACTTCCCGTTCACCGAGCCCTCCGCGGAGGTCGACGTCTGGTTCCCCCGCAAGAAGGGCGGCGCCGGCTGGGTGGAATGGGGCGGCTGCGGCATGGTCGACCCGAACGTGCTCATCGCGTGCGGCATCGACCCCGAGGTGTACTCCGGATTCGCGTTCGGCATGGGGCTCGAGCGGACGCTGCAGTTCCGCAACGGCATCCCCGACATGCGCGACATCGTCGAGGGCGACGCCCGTTTCACGCTGCCGTTCGGGGTCGAAGTGTAG
- the rplT gene encoding 50S ribosomal protein L20: protein MARVKRAVNAQKKRRTVLESTKGYRGQRSRLYRKAKEQMLHSMTYSYRDRRARKGDFRKLWIARINAAARANDMTYNRFIQGLKAADVEVDRKNLAELAVADPEAFAGLVAVAKAALPADVNAPAGDAA, encoded by the coding sequence GTGGCACGCGTGAAGAGGGCGGTCAACGCCCAGAAGAAGCGTCGTACGGTTCTCGAGTCCACGAAGGGCTACCGCGGTCAGCGTTCGCGGCTGTACCGCAAGGCCAAGGAGCAGATGCTCCACTCGATGACCTACTCCTACCGCGACCGCCGGGCGCGCAAGGGAGACTTCCGCAAGCTGTGGATCGCGCGCATCAACGCCGCGGCCCGCGCCAACGACATGACCTACAACCGCTTCATCCAGGGCCTCAAGGCCGCTGACGTCGAGGTGGACCGCAAGAACCTCGCCGAGCTGGCCGTCGCGGACCCGGAGGCCTTCGCGGGCCTCGTCGCCGTGGCGAAGGCGGCGCTGCCCGCCGACGTCAACGCTCCGGCCGGCGACGCCGCCTGA